ACGCGCCGCCCGGGCTCTACTTCGTCCGCTGGCGCGACGGTGCGGGCACGGCGGTGGTGCGCGTGGTGAGGCTGGCGGAGTAACCTGCCGGACATGACGCCTTCCGACCGGAACACTCCGCATCGCCCCGGCGCCGCCGCCCGGCGCGCGGGCCGCCTCGCCCCTCTCGCGCTCGCCTGCGCGCTGCTCGTTCCCGGCTGCACGCCCGCCGCGCGTCCCCCGGCGTGGGCCGGCGTGCGCGAGATCACCCCGCCCGAGCTCGCGGACGTCGCCGCGTTCGATCCCGGCCTCGCGGTCGGCCCGCGCGGCCGGCTCGCGCTCACCTGGGTGACGCGCGACAGCGCCGGCGCCGGCGTCTGGCTGGCCGTCGCCCCCGACAGCGCCGGCCGCTTCGGCGCTCCCCGGCGGCTCGACGATCCGGCGGGGCGGGTTTCGTCCTATTCCGAGAGCCGGCCCGTCGCGGCGTTCGGGCCGAGCGGCCAGCTCGTGGTCGCGTGGGCGGCGCATCGCGACAGCGGCGGCTTCGCCGACGACATCGTCTCGCGCGCGAGCGCCGACGGCGGCGCGACGTTCGGCCCGCCGGTGTTCGTCAACGACGACTCCGGCGATCCGAAGTCCACCTACCACGGCTTCCTCGCGCTCGATTTCTCGCCCGACGGGCGCGCGCTGGCCGCCTGGCTCGACGGGCGCGGCGCGAAGCTGGCGCCCGGCGAGGAGGAACCCGCGCGCGCGCAGGTCCGGCTCGCCGCCAGCCTCGACGAAGGGCATTCGTGGCAGCCGAGCGTGCTCGTCGCCGCGGAGGGCTGTCCGTGCTGCCGGCTCGCGATGCGAGCCGACTCCGCCGGCCGCGTCGTGATCGCGTACCGCGGAGCGCA
This window of the Candidatus Eisenbacteria bacterium genome carries:
- a CDS encoding exo-alpha-sialidase, with protein sequence MTPSDRNTPHRPGAAARRAGRLAPLALACALLVPGCTPAARPPAWAGVREITPPELADVAAFDPGLAVGPRGRLALTWVTRDSAGAGVWLAVAPDSAGRFGAPRRLDDPAGRVSSYSESRPVAAFGPSGQLVVAWAAHRDSGGFADDIVSRASADGGATFGPPVFVNDDSGDPKSTYHGFLALDFSPDGRALAAWLDGRGAKLAPGEEEPARAQVRLAASLDEGHSWQPSVLVAAEGCPCCRLAMRADSAGRVVIAYRGAHDDLRDPRLAISRDGGATFALDTLVSADRWLLPGCPSVGPALSANRAGGGLYAWFTGAEHESDEVRPGVYLATWRADVGRTGPRRMLADSLREASRPMLAGMGATTLAGVIARPLADTTARVLAVRAVEADGAQTPWLFLGAAVRSAALAGAGPRRAYAVWIERPAEQPRLRLARLDRR